Within the Arthrobacter sp. UKPF54-2 genome, the region CCGGGACCGGAACATGTCGGCGCTGCAGGCCCTGCTTGTGGCCACCGGCGTGATCGTGACGTTCGCGATCTTCGGGCAGTCCATCCTGAACTACATGCACATTTCGCTCGCCGCGCTCCAGGGTGCCGGCGGCCTGCTGCTGGTGCTGATCGCGCTGCAGCTGCTGACCGGCTCCACCAGCGGCGAGGAGAACGCGGCCAAGTATAAGAACGTGGCGTTTGTGCCGCTCGGGACGCCGCTGATGGCCGGTCCCGGCGCGATCGTAGCGGTGATGGTCTTCGTCCAGCGCTCCAGCGGCATGGCGCAGTACCTTGCCGTCGGGCTCGGGATCGCCGTGACGCTCGCGTCCCTCTACCTGGCCATGCGCTTCGCCGGCGTGGTGCAGCGCGCCCTGGGGGAGAACGGCGTCGAACTGGTCACCCGGATCGCCGGCCTGCTGCTTTCGGCGATCGCGGTGCAGATGATCGCCGACGCGGTGCACGCGTTCGTCAAGAGCTGGACCTGACGAACGTGGCGTGCGGGCCGAGCCGGG harbors:
- a CDS encoding MarC family protein: MDLQLLASVIVTLFVIMDPPGTVPIFMSLTAQMDARDRNMSALQALLVATGVIVTFAIFGQSILNYMHISLAALQGAGGLLLVLIALQLLTGSTSGEENAAKYKNVAFVPLGTPLMAGPGAIVAVMVFVQRSSGMAQYLAVGLGIAVTLASLYLAMRFAGVVQRALGENGVELVTRIAGLLLSAIAVQMIADAVHAFVKSWT